A genomic window from Camelus ferus isolate YT-003-E chromosome X, BCGSAC_Cfer_1.0, whole genome shotgun sequence includes:
- the BEX4 gene encoding protein BEX4 gives MASKKEQAVKNLSMENAPQENEGEEQAPLQNGEESRDLGGGEGQKPGGNVRLGRVRRLVPSFRWAIPNKHVEHNEVRDNVGKSVGQMVEIKRKTRKQQMKHHVRFQTPEPDNHYDFCLIP, from the coding sequence ATGGCGTCCAAAAAGGAACAAGCAGTAAAAAATCTCAGCATGGAAAATGCCCCACAAGAAAACGAAGGAGAGGAACAGGCCCCTTTGCAGAATGGAGAGGAATCACGCGATTTGGGAGGGGGAGAAGGCCAGAAGCCTGGAGGAAATGTCAGGCTGGGGCGAGTTAGGCGCCTTGTCCCCAGTTTTCGATGGGCCAtacccaacaagcatgttgagcACAATGAAGTGAGAGATAATGTAGGAAAGTCTGTAGGGCAGATGGTGGAGATCAAGAGAAAGACCAGGAAGCAACAAATGAAGCATCATGTGCGCTTCCAAACTCCTGAACCTGACAATCATTATGACTTTTGCCTTATACCTTGA
- the TCEAL7 gene encoding transcription elongation factor A protein-like 7, with the protein MQKSCKENEGKPKRRVPKREEAHPYGEFERQQTEGNFRQRLLQSLEEFKEDIDYRHFRDEEMTGEGDEMERCLEEIRGLRKKFRALHSNHRHSRDRPYPI; encoded by the coding sequence ATGCAAAAATCctgcaaagaaaatgaaggaaagccCAAGCGCCGCGTGCCAAAGAGGGAGGAAGCACACCCCTATGGAGAATTTGAACGCCAACAAACAGAAGGGAATTTTAGGCAAAGGCTGCTTCAGTCTCTCGAGGAATTTAAAGAGGACATAGACTATAGGCATTTTAGGGATGAAGAAATGACAGGAGAGGGAGATGAGATGGAAAGGTGTTTGGAAGAGATAAGGGGTCTGAGAAAGAAATTTAGGGCTTTGCATTCTAACCACAGGCATTCTCGGGACCGTCCTTATCCCATTTAA
- the LOC102514781 gene encoding protein BEX2 produces the protein MASKEEQMLKNINMENTNEENEKTDEKEQDANKGEPLALPLKAGEYRVPRGNRRRFRVRQPILQYRWDMTQRVGEPQARMREENMERIGEEVRQLMEKLREKQLSHSLRAVSTDPPHHDHHDEFCLMP, from the coding sequence ATGGCGTCCAAAGAGGAACAGATGCTGAAAAATATTAACATGGAAAACAccaatgaggaaaatgaaaaaacagatgaaaaggaACAAGATGCTAATAAAGGAGAGCCATTGGCCCTCCCTTTGAAAGCTGGTGAATATCGTGTACCTAGAGGAAATCGTAGGCGGTTCCGTGTTAGGCAGCCCATCCTGCAGTATAGATGGGACAtgactcagagggttggagagcCACAGGCAAGGATGAGAGAAGAGAATATGGAGAGGATTGGGGAGGAGGTGAGACAGCTGATGGAAAAGCTGAGGGAAAAGCAGTTGAGTCATAGTCTGAGGGCAGTTAGCACTGATCCCCCTCACCATGACCATCATGATGAGTTTTGCCTTATGCCTTGA